The DNA segment CCTGCGCGGCCTGCGCACGGCTCACGTCCCGCACCTCGCGCGACAGCAGCAGCTCACCCTGCCCGGGCACCATCACGAGGTTCTGCCGCAATTTCAGTTCGGTCACCCGCACGCCGCGCTGCACCAGCCGCCCGGCGATCTGCTCGGAGAAAAGGCGCCCCAGGCGCGACGCCTCGTCCAGCCGGTCGATGTGCACCAGCGTCGCCACCAGCACGGGCTGGCGCGGGTCGAGCTGCGGCACCTGCCGCAGCAGCGCATCGGCCGCGGCCTGGTTGGTCTCCAGCAGCGATTCCGCCGGCGAGCCGCCCATGCCCAGCGCGCCCATCACACCGCCACCCGACGGCGGCGCAGCCGCGGCGCCATAGTAGTAGCGGGCGCAGCCCGGCAGGCAGGCAACGGCGGCCAGGCCCAGGCCGCCCCTCAGGCCCATCCGCAGCCAGGCGCGCCGCGGAATCTGCCGCTGGATGGAATCTTCGTTCTTCATGGCGCCACCACCTGCCAGGTCCTGACCCCGGCCGTCGCCGGAATGCCCACCGCCGCAGGGGCCAGGGGCACGGGCGGCGGCGGCAGGTACAGCGCCGCGTCGGCCTGGTCGATGAAATAGACGTCGCTCGTGCGGGCCAGGTAGCGGCCTTCGCTCTCCAGCGAAGTGGTGACCAGGATTTCGGTACGCGCCGGCACGCGCACCAGGCCCTGCGGCGTGGAACGCGTGGCCGCAGGCACCAGCACCGGCTGCGCCGCCAGCAGGTAGTCGCCGTTTTCCATGGAGGCATCCCGCGCCACGCGCACGCCATCGCCGAGCAGCACCGGCCGCGCGCCGTCGCCGGGCGGCGCCACGTGCTGCACGAGCTGGACGTCCACGGCGAGCCGCACGCCGGAAGGCTGCGTGGACAGCGCCAGGCCGCGCTCGACCAGGTGGGTGATCAGCAGCGTCCGGAAGCCAGCGACGAAGCCGGGCACGTCCGGGCCATCGGACGCCGGCACCACGTAGATCGGATGCGCTCCCGCGGGCCATTCGCGCAGCTTCACGGCCGTGCGCTCCGCGACGTCCGCGGCCAGTACGTCCCAGTGGTGCACGGCCCGTGCCGTCTTCTGCGTGGACGGGGCGTGCGCCACCGGTTGCGGCA comes from the Paracidovorax avenae ATCC 19860 genome and includes:
- a CDS encoding FlgO family outer membrane protein, translated to MKNEDSIQRQIPRRAWLRMGLRGGLGLAAVACLPGCARYYYGAAAAPPSGGGVMGALGMGGSPAESLLETNQAAADALLRQVPQLDPRQPVLVATLVHIDRLDEASRLGRLFSEQIAGRLVQRGVRVTELKLRQNLVMVPGQGELLLSREVRDVSRAQAAQAVVVGTYAATAQSVFVSLKLVGPEGNAVLAAHDYVVPVDDNVRILLSMR